One window of the Nocardia huaxiensis genome contains the following:
- a CDS encoding sugar O-acetyltransferase — MESQKERMLTGQLYRDNDPELVAERRHCQHLLDRFNATRSGDDAERREILEKLLGALGAGSWIMPRFQCDYGHLIRLGRNSFLNYDAILMDCAPITIGDDVSIGPRAQLLTALHPMEDHELRRQRWETAAPITIGDNVWLGAGVIVCPGVTIGSDTVVGAGSVVTRDLPERVFAAGNPCRVIRSL, encoded by the coding sequence ATGGAATCGCAGAAGGAACGCATGCTCACCGGACAGCTCTACCGCGACAACGATCCCGAACTCGTCGCCGAACGTCGGCACTGCCAGCACCTGCTCGACCGTTTCAATGCCACCCGCTCCGGCGACGACGCCGAACGCCGCGAAATCCTGGAGAAGCTGCTCGGCGCCCTCGGTGCCGGCTCCTGGATCATGCCCCGCTTCCAATGCGACTACGGGCATCTGATTCGCCTGGGCCGCAACAGCTTTCTCAACTACGACGCCATCCTCATGGACTGTGCCCCCATCACCATCGGCGACGACGTCTCCATCGGCCCGCGCGCCCAGCTGCTCACCGCCCTGCACCCCATGGAGGATCACGAACTGCGGCGGCAGCGCTGGGAAACCGCCGCCCCCATCACCATTGGCGACAATGTCTGGCTCGGCGCCGGTGTCATCGTCTGCCCCGGCGTGACGATCGGCTCCGACACCGTCGTGGGCGCGGGCAGCGTGGTCACCCGTGATCTGCCCGAGCGGGTCTTCGCCGCCGGCAACCCGTGCCGGGTGATCCGCTCACTGTGA